A DNA window from Halomonas zincidurans B6 contains the following coding sequences:
- the nqrM gene encoding (Na+)-NQR maturation NqrM has translation MTLWLIVFIAMLLLVAAMSIGVILGRKPISGSCGGLNNLGLKDGCDICGGKDEVCEEENRKRGGRTRRSADSQRGLDLGYDATQR, from the coding sequence ATGACGCTCTGGTTGATAGTTTTCATAGCCATGCTGCTGCTGGTCGCGGCGATGTCGATCGGCGTGATTCTCGGTCGCAAGCCGATCAGCGGTTCGTGTGGCGGTCTGAACAATCTGGGCCTCAAGGATGGCTGCGATATCTGCGGCGGCAAGGACGAGGTCTGCGAAGAAGAAAACCGCAAGCGTGGCGGCCGGACGCGGCGCAGTGCCGATAGCCAGCGTGGGCTTGATCTCGGCTACGACGCCACGCAGCGTTAA
- a CDS encoding YrhK family protein gives MRRERHADSRDWTFTIGHEELVIHQRYEVLSIVNDVMLGVWFTVGSVCFFFEGSVKTLGVWLFVIGSLQLLLRPLIRLHRYVRFKHLPDTDHDA, from the coding sequence ATGCGCCGGGAGCGCCATGCCGACAGTCGCGACTGGACCTTCACCATCGGCCATGAAGAGCTGGTCATTCATCAGCGCTATGAAGTCCTCAGCATCGTCAACGACGTCATGCTCGGCGTATGGTTTACGGTGGGCAGCGTGTGCTTCTTCTTCGAAGGCAGCGTCAAGACGCTGGGGGTCTGGCTGTTCGTCATTGGCAGCCTTCAGCTATTGCTGCGCCCGTTGATTCGTCTGCATCGTTACGTGCGCTTCAAGCACCTGCCGGATACCGATCATGACGCCTGA
- the sthA gene encoding Si-specific NAD(P)(+) transhydrogenase produces MAVHNYDVVVIGTGPAGESSAINAAKHGKRVAVIEKQPAVGGNCTHWGTIPSKALRHQVKQIMQFNTNRMFRDIGEPRWFSFPRVLERSRATIEQQVEMRTTFYARNRIDVFFGVARFKDEHTLVVRDNHEGAEELIAQRIVVATGSRPYRPGDVNFRHPRIYCSDTILGVSHTPRTLIIYGAGVIGSEYASIFSGLGVKVDLIDTRDRLLSFLDDEISDALSYHLRQHGVLVRHNEEYERIEGDEAGVVVHLKSGKKLRADAFLWANGRTGNTDELGLENVGLEANGRGQLPVDEHYRTMIPHIYAVGDVIGWPSLASAAYDQGRSASDDFLDEPFRFVEDIPTGIYTIPEISSVGQSERELTEAKVPYEVAQAFFKDTARAQITGDTVGMLKILFHRDSLEILGIHCFGDQASEIVHIGQAIMRQPGEANSLKYFITTTFNYPTMAEAYRVAAQNGLNRLF; encoded by the coding sequence ATGGCAGTGCATAACTACGATGTGGTGGTGATCGGTACCGGCCCGGCCGGTGAGAGCTCGGCGATCAACGCTGCCAAGCATGGCAAGCGCGTGGCGGTGATCGAAAAGCAGCCAGCGGTGGGTGGTAATTGCACGCACTGGGGGACGATTCCTTCCAAGGCGTTGCGTCATCAGGTCAAGCAGATCATGCAGTTCAATACCAACCGCATGTTCCGCGATATCGGCGAGCCGCGCTGGTTCTCGTTCCCCAGGGTGCTCGAGCGCTCGCGAGCGACCATCGAACAGCAAGTCGAGATGCGCACCACCTTTTATGCACGTAACCGGATCGATGTGTTCTTCGGCGTGGCGCGCTTCAAGGATGAGCACACCCTGGTGGTACGCGACAACCACGAAGGCGCCGAGGAACTGATCGCTCAGCGCATCGTGGTGGCTACCGGCTCAAGGCCCTACCGGCCGGGCGATGTCAACTTCCGTCACCCGCGTATCTACTGCTCGGATACCATTCTCGGCGTGTCCCACACCCCGCGAACCCTGATCATCTACGGTGCCGGGGTCATCGGTTCCGAATATGCCTCGATCTTCTCGGGGCTGGGAGTCAAGGTCGATCTGATCGATACGCGTGATCGATTGCTGTCGTTTCTCGACGACGAGATCAGCGATGCGCTCTCGTATCACCTGCGTCAGCACGGCGTGCTGGTGCGCCACAACGAGGAGTACGAGAGAATCGAGGGCGACGAGGCGGGCGTGGTGGTGCATCTCAAGTCGGGCAAGAAGCTGCGTGCCGACGCCTTCCTGTGGGCCAACGGCCGCACCGGCAACACCGATGAACTGGGCCTCGAGAACGTCGGCCTCGAAGCCAACGGACGCGGCCAGCTGCCGGTCGACGAGCATTACCGCACGATGATCCCGCACATCTACGCGGTGGGCGACGTGATCGGCTGGCCGAGCCTGGCGAGTGCCGCCTACGATCAGGGGCGCAGCGCCAGCGACGACTTTCTCGACGAGCCGTTCCGGTTCGTCGAGGACATTCCCACCGGCATCTACACGATTCCGGAAATCAGCTCGGTCGGCCAGAGCGAGCGCGAACTCACCGAGGCCAAGGTGCCCTACGAGGTGGCCCAGGCGTTCTTCAAGGACACCGCACGGGCGCAGATCACCGGCGATACCGTGGGCATGCTCAAGATCCTGTTCCATCGCGACAGCCTGGAGATCCTGGGCATCCATTGCTTCGGCGACCAGGCCTCCGAGATCGTCCACATCGGCCAGGCGATCATGCGTCAGCCCGGCGAGGCCAACAGCCTCAAGTACTTCATCACCACCACCTTCAACTATCCGACCATGGCGGAAGCCTACCGGGTGGCGGCTCAGAACGGTCTGAATCGCTTGTTCTGA